One stretch of Amycolatopsis sp. 195334CR DNA includes these proteins:
- a CDS encoding FCD domain-containing protein, with protein sequence MRAVLAAEAARLAALHAGADEVRRLRRLCADGDAALAAGDLDAVLAASTTLHDCVAELSGNPALLDFVGQVDLRVSAHYPAITRQRGAQAWREHHALVDAIERKDPEAAARIMREHVDHTRDAYLRTHQPAPAAARGRPAPVPARRRRSLPRP encoded by the coding sequence GTGAGGGCCGTGCTGGCGGCCGAAGCGGCCAGGCTGGCCGCCCTGCACGCCGGCGCCGACGAGGTGCGACGGCTGCGCCGCCTCTGCGCCGACGGGGACGCCGCCCTCGCCGCCGGGGACCTGGACGCCGTGCTCGCGGCGAGCACCACCCTGCACGACTGCGTGGCGGAGCTGTCCGGGAACCCGGCGCTGCTGGACTTCGTCGGGCAGGTCGACCTGCGGGTGAGCGCCCACTACCCGGCGATCACCCGGCAGCGCGGGGCGCAGGCGTGGCGGGAGCACCACGCACTGGTCGACGCCATCGAGCGGAAGGACCCGGAGGCCGCCGCGCGCATCATGCGGGAGCACGTGGACCACACCAGGGACGCGTACCTGCGGACGCACCAGCCGGCCCCCGCCGCCGCCCGAGGCCGCCCAGCCCCGGTCCCGGCGCGGCGCCGTCGAAGCCTGCCGCGCCCCTGA
- the miaB gene encoding tRNA (N6-isopentenyl adenosine(37)-C2)-methylthiotransferase MiaB: MSRTFQIRTFGCQMNVHDSERLAGQLEAAGYRPATDDAPDVVVFNTCAVRENADNKLYGTLGHLRPAKTAKPDMQIAVGGCLAQKDRGEIVKRAPWVDVVFGTHNIGSLPTLLERARHNTEAQVEILESLETFPSTLPARRDSAYSGWVSISVGCNNTCTFCIVPSLRGKERDRWPGEILAEVEALVAEGVLEVTLLGQNVNSYGVEFGERDAFSKLLRSCGSVEGLERVRFTSPHPAAFTDDVIDAMAETPNVCPQLHMPLQSGSDRVLKEMRRSYRSTRFLSILDKVRAAMPAAAITTDIIVGFPGETEEDFQATLDVVRQARFSSAFTFQYSKRPGTPAAEMPGQLAKEVVQERYDRLVALQNEVAWEENKKLVGRKVELLVAAGEGRKDAETLRMSGRARDGRLVHFTPGEQHVRPGDVVETVITYGAPHHLVADGELLSHRRTRAGDNAEAGLRPKTNGVSLGLPSIGAPAPLPAVTGGCAL; the protein is encoded by the coding sequence GTGTCCCGCACCTTCCAGATCCGCACGTTCGGCTGCCAGATGAACGTCCACGACTCCGAGCGCCTGGCCGGGCAGCTGGAGGCGGCAGGCTACCGGCCGGCCACCGACGACGCACCGGACGTGGTGGTCTTCAACACCTGCGCGGTGCGGGAGAACGCCGACAACAAGCTGTACGGCACGCTCGGCCACCTCCGCCCGGCCAAGACCGCCAAGCCGGACATGCAGATCGCCGTCGGCGGCTGCCTGGCGCAGAAGGACCGCGGCGAGATCGTCAAGCGGGCACCGTGGGTGGACGTGGTCTTCGGCACGCACAACATCGGCTCGCTGCCGACCCTGCTGGAGCGCGCCCGGCACAACACCGAAGCGCAGGTGGAGATCCTCGAGTCGCTGGAGACCTTCCCCTCCACGCTGCCCGCGCGGCGCGACTCGGCCTACTCGGGCTGGGTGTCGATCTCGGTGGGCTGCAACAACACCTGCACCTTCTGCATCGTGCCCTCGCTGCGCGGCAAGGAGCGCGACCGGTGGCCGGGCGAGATCCTGGCCGAGGTCGAGGCGCTGGTCGCCGAGGGCGTGCTCGAAGTGACCCTGCTCGGGCAGAACGTCAATTCCTACGGCGTCGAGTTCGGCGAGCGGGACGCGTTCTCGAAGCTGCTGCGCTCGTGCGGTTCGGTCGAGGGGCTGGAGCGCGTGCGGTTCACCTCGCCGCACCCGGCCGCGTTCACCGACGACGTGATCGACGCGATGGCCGAGACCCCGAACGTCTGCCCGCAGCTGCACATGCCGCTGCAGTCCGGTTCGGACCGGGTGCTCAAGGAGATGCGGCGCTCGTACCGGTCCACCCGATTCCTGTCCATTTTGGACAAGGTGCGCGCGGCGATGCCGGCGGCGGCGATCACCACCGACATCATCGTGGGTTTCCCGGGGGAGACCGAAGAGGACTTCCAGGCCACGCTCGACGTGGTGCGGCAGGCGCGGTTCTCCAGCGCGTTCACCTTCCAGTACTCGAAGCGGCCGGGCACGCCGGCCGCCGAGATGCCCGGGCAACTGGCCAAGGAGGTCGTGCAGGAGCGCTACGACCGGCTGGTCGCGCTGCAGAACGAGGTGGCGTGGGAGGAGAACAAGAAGCTGGTCGGCCGGAAGGTCGAGCTGCTGGTCGCGGCCGGTGAGGGCCGCAAGGACGCGGAGACGCTGCGGATGAGCGGGCGCGCCCGAGACGGCAGGCTGGTGCACTTCACCCCGGGCGAGCAGCACGTGCGGCCGGGGGACGTCGTCGAGACGGTGATCACCTACGGCGCGCCGCACCACCTGGTGGCCGACGGGGAACTGCTCTCGCACCGCCGCACCCGCGCCGGTGACAACGCCGAAGCCGGGCTCCGGCCGAAGACGAACGGGGTGAGCCTGGGCCTGCCGAGCATCGGCGCGCCGGCCCCGCTGCCCGCGGTCACCGGGGGGTGCGCGCTGTGA
- a CDS encoding type II toxin-antitoxin system PemK/MazF family toxin yields the protein MRRAEIRLVNFEPARGSESNKTRPAVIVSNDGANVMAGRLGRGVVTVVPVTSNVRRVFPFQVLLPAAECGLAVDSKAQAEQVRSVSVERVGRRAGKLTPALMERVEAALRLHLGL from the coding sequence ATGCGGCGGGCCGAGATCCGGCTGGTCAACTTCGAGCCCGCGCGGGGCAGCGAGTCGAACAAGACCAGGCCGGCGGTGATCGTGAGCAACGACGGGGCCAACGTGATGGCCGGGCGGCTGGGCCGGGGCGTGGTCACCGTGGTGCCGGTGACCTCGAACGTGCGCCGGGTGTTCCCGTTCCAGGTGCTGCTGCCCGCGGCCGAGTGCGGGCTGGCGGTGGATTCGAAGGCGCAGGCCGAGCAGGTCAGGTCGGTTTCGGTGGAGCGGGTGGGCCGCCGGGCGGGCAAGCTGACGCCCGCGCTGATGGAGCGGGTGGAGGCGGCGCTGCGCCTGCATCTCGGGCTGTGA
- a CDS encoding ribbon-helix-helix protein, CopG family, with product MKLSVSLSDEDVAFIDHYAAAADVPSRSAVVHRALELLRASQLEDDYRAAWDEWAALGDEAEWDAATGDGVLAR from the coding sequence ATGAAATTGAGCGTCAGCCTTTCCGACGAGGATGTGGCCTTCATCGACCACTACGCCGCCGCGGCGGACGTGCCCTCGCGGTCGGCGGTGGTGCACCGCGCGCTGGAGCTGCTGCGGGCCTCCCAGCTGGAGGACGACTACCGCGCGGCGTGGGACGAGTGGGCCGCGCTCGGGGACGAAGCCGAATGGGACGCGGCCACCGGTGACGGGGTGCTGGCGCGCTGA
- a CDS encoding TAXI family TRAP transporter solute-binding subunit, translated as MTALTRVTAAVLLLLTTLTACGSDFAGTRLRIAAGNDRGVYYQLAQPLAGAWAAGLAIERPEIQQTRGSPDNLARLRAGTADVAFSAADVATDPSGEPNLAALARIYDDYLHVVVRADSPVRSLADLRGRRVAIGSPESGVAVIAQLLLNASGLGDPGSMTVRYLGLDESLGALERREIDAFFWSGGLPTNSISTLANRIPLRLIDVGEAMPEMRRVNPVYRTATIPGSTYPQSGGPVTTLVVPNFLVVPTTMSDDVAEALTRGLFDARPELAKANTAALSIDLRPAIETAPMALHPGALRYYRNLKN; from the coding sequence GTGACAGCTCTGACACGGGTGACCGCCGCCGTGCTCCTGCTGCTCACCACCCTCACCGCGTGCGGATCGGACTTCGCCGGCACGCGGTTGCGGATCGCCGCGGGCAACGACCGGGGCGTCTACTACCAGCTCGCGCAGCCGCTGGCCGGGGCGTGGGCGGCCGGGCTGGCGATCGAACGACCGGAGATCCAGCAGACCCGCGGCTCCCCCGACAACCTGGCGCGCCTGCGCGCGGGCACCGCCGACGTCGCGTTCAGCGCGGCCGACGTGGCCACCGACCCCAGCGGCGAACCCAACCTCGCCGCGCTCGCCCGGATCTACGACGACTACCTGCACGTGGTGGTCCGGGCCGACTCGCCGGTGCGCTCGCTGGCCGACCTGCGCGGGCGCCGGGTGGCGATCGGCTCGCCGGAGTCCGGCGTGGCGGTGATCGCGCAGCTGCTGCTCAACGCCAGCGGGCTGGGCGACCCCGGTTCGATGACCGTGCGCTACCTCGGCCTCGACGAATCGCTCGGCGCGCTGGAACGCCGCGAGATCGACGCCTTCTTCTGGTCCGGCGGCCTGCCGACGAACTCGATCAGCACGCTGGCCAACCGCATCCCGCTGCGGCTGATCGACGTCGGCGAGGCGATGCCCGAGATGCGCCGGGTCAACCCGGTGTACCGCACCGCGACCATTCCCGGCTCCACCTACCCCCAGTCCGGCGGGCCGGTGACCACGCTGGTGGTGCCCAACTTCCTGGTGGTGCCGACGACCATGTCCGACGACGTGGCCGAGGCGCTCACCCGCGGGCTGTTCGACGCGCGCCCCGAACTGGCCAAGGCGAACACCGCGGCGTTGTCGATCGACCTGCGGCCCGCGATCGAGACCGCGCCGATGGCGCTGCACCCCGGCGCGCTCCGTTATTACCGCAACCTCAAGAACTAG
- a CDS encoding HAMP domain-containing sensor histidine kinase: protein MRVRLQATVLSLVALLVFGLGVPLAVSVAGSAGQTLFLDRLTDTARFASLAQRPLIQSDPDLIAAELRRYSEVYGIAVAVLNQDGRPTATSGTVPGSIKLDLADTRVAGQVQSALAGRHSEPGPMLVPWDEGTLVLAEPVLIDGDVRGVVVTESPTAQARQEVTLWWVLIATIGMIAFCLALLVALPLVRWILRPVRRLDEATGSLVEAVVSGREVARVGEESGPVELQQLGRSFDMMAASVGEALAAQRAFVADASHQLRNPLTALKLRLVNLEGHVDTEAEEHREAAVAEADRLNQVLDGLLSMARAEASAGELVAVDVDTVVAERASDWNVVAVAREVSLDVEGSTDGVRALAPPRGLEAVLDALLDNALKFTGAGTSVCVRTSTVDDTIRLTVRDHGPGLRVEELERATDRFWRSTAHQNVAGSGLGLSIVAEIVARAGGSLKLDLPDGGGLRIAVELPASGGAERSVEGGGGRRVG from the coding sequence ATGCGTGTCCGGCTGCAGGCCACGGTGCTTTCGCTGGTCGCACTGCTGGTGTTCGGGCTGGGGGTGCCGCTGGCGGTGAGCGTGGCGGGCAGCGCCGGGCAGACGCTGTTCCTCGACCGCCTCACCGACACCGCGCGCTTCGCCTCGCTGGCGCAGCGGCCGCTGATCCAGAGCGATCCGGACCTCATCGCGGCCGAACTGCGCCGGTACTCCGAGGTCTACGGGATCGCGGTCGCCGTGCTCAACCAGGACGGACGGCCCACGGCCACCTCCGGCACGGTGCCCGGCTCGATCAAGCTGGACCTGGCCGACACGCGCGTGGCCGGGCAGGTGCAGTCGGCGCTGGCCGGCCGCCACTCCGAGCCGGGGCCGATGCTGGTGCCGTGGGACGAGGGCACGCTGGTGCTGGCCGAACCGGTGCTCATCGACGGTGACGTGCGCGGCGTGGTGGTCACCGAGTCACCGACCGCGCAGGCGCGCCAGGAGGTGACGCTGTGGTGGGTGCTGATCGCCACCATCGGCATGATCGCCTTCTGCCTGGCGCTGCTGGTGGCGCTGCCGCTGGTGCGCTGGATCCTGCGCCCGGTGCGCCGGCTCGACGAGGCCACCGGCTCACTGGTCGAGGCCGTGGTGAGCGGGCGCGAGGTGGCTCGGGTGGGGGAGGAGAGCGGCCCGGTCGAACTGCAGCAGCTCGGCCGCTCGTTCGACATGATGGCGGCAAGTGTAGGGGAAGCACTAGCCGCGCAACGGGCTTTCGTGGCCGACGCGTCCCACCAGTTGCGGAATCCGCTGACCGCGTTGAAGCTGCGGTTGGTGAATCTCGAAGGGCACGTGGACACCGAAGCCGAGGAACACCGCGAGGCCGCGGTCGCCGAAGCGGATCGGCTCAACCAGGTGCTCGACGGCCTGCTGTCGATGGCGCGCGCGGAAGCCTCGGCGGGTGAACTGGTCGCGGTCGACGTGGACACCGTGGTCGCCGAGCGCGCTTCGGACTGGAACGTGGTGGCGGTGGCCCGCGAGGTCAGCCTCGACGTGGAGGGCTCGACCGACGGCGTGCGCGCGCTGGCCCCGCCGCGCGGGCTGGAAGCCGTGCTGGACGCCCTGCTGGACAACGCGTTGAAGTTCACCGGGGCGGGCACCTCGGTCTGCGTGCGGACCTCCACAGTGGACGACACCATCCGGCTGACCGTGCGCGACCACGGGCCCGGTCTGCGCGTGGAGGAACTGGAACGGGCCACCGACCGGTTCTGGCGCAGCACGGCGCACCAGAACGTGGCCGGGTCCGGGCTGGGACTGTCCATTGTGGCGGAGATCGTGGCCAGGGCCGGTGGCTCGCTGAAGCTGGACCTGCCCGACGGCGGCGGGCTGCGGATCGCCGTCGAACTGCCCGCGAGTGGCGGCGCGGAGCGCTCCGTTGAGGGTGGCGGCGGGCGACGGGTGGGCTAG
- a CDS encoding response regulator transcription factor: MRVLLVEDDDRVADALVPALLRRGLSVRRLASGAEVLDRIADVDVVLLDLGLPDVDGMVLCWRIREISDVAIIVVSARGEVDDRILGLRSGADDYLVKPYDVDELVARVHAVRRRRGEPARAATGAIRVADVLIDLDRHEVTAGGEVITLSRKEFGVLKLIAAEGGSVCSRDRLLTELWGRRGQAESRSLDVHVATLRTKLGRAELIETVRGVGYRLGARPDGE, encoded by the coding sequence GTGCGCGTTCTGCTCGTCGAGGACGACGACCGGGTGGCCGACGCTCTGGTGCCCGCGCTGCTGCGCCGCGGGCTGTCGGTCCGCCGCCTGGCCTCGGGCGCGGAGGTGCTGGACCGGATCGCCGACGTCGACGTGGTGCTGCTCGACCTGGGCCTGCCGGACGTGGACGGCATGGTGCTGTGCTGGCGGATCCGCGAGATCAGCGACGTGGCGATCATCGTGGTCTCCGCCAGGGGTGAGGTCGACGACCGCATCCTCGGCCTGCGCTCGGGCGCCGACGATTACCTGGTCAAGCCGTACGACGTGGACGAACTGGTGGCCAGGGTGCACGCGGTCCGCCGTCGCCGCGGTGAACCGGCCAGAGCGGCGACCGGCGCGATCCGCGTCGCCGACGTGCTGATCGACCTCGACCGGCACGAGGTGACCGCGGGTGGTGAGGTGATCACGCTTTCGCGCAAGGAATTCGGCGTGCTGAAGCTGATCGCCGCCGAGGGCGGCTCGGTGTGCTCGCGCGACCGGCTGCTGACCGAGCTGTGGGGACGGCGAGGTCAGGCGGAAAGCCGCTCACTGGACGTCCATGTCGCTACCCTGCGAACGAAACTCGGCCGGGCCGAGCTGATCGAGACGGTGCGCGGGGTCGGTTACCGGCTGGGTGCGCGGCCAGACGGGGAGTGA
- a CDS encoding amino acid ABC transporter ATP-binding protein, translating to MIKAAAVNKFFGDLHVLRDIDFEVPRGQVVVVLGPSGSGKSTLCRAINRLEPINSGEIHVDGKPLPAEGKALAALRADVGMVFQSFNLFAHKTIVENVMLAPQKVRKVSSAEARKTAMELLERVGIANQADKYPAQLSGGQQQRVAIARALAMRPKVMLFDEPTSALDPEMVQEVLDVMTSLAADGMTMLVVTHEMGFARRAAHRVVFMSDGEIVEDSTPDEFFTSPKSDRAKDFLGKILTH from the coding sequence ATGATCAAGGCGGCCGCCGTGAACAAGTTCTTCGGCGACCTGCACGTTTTGCGGGACATCGACTTCGAGGTGCCGCGCGGCCAGGTGGTCGTGGTGCTCGGGCCGTCCGGCTCCGGCAAGTCCACGCTGTGCCGGGCGATCAACCGCCTGGAGCCGATCAACTCGGGCGAGATCCACGTGGACGGCAAGCCGCTGCCCGCCGAGGGCAAGGCGCTGGCCGCGCTGCGCGCCGACGTCGGCATGGTCTTCCAGTCGTTCAACCTGTTCGCGCACAAGACCATCGTCGAGAACGTGATGCTGGCGCCGCAGAAGGTCCGCAAGGTCTCCTCGGCCGAGGCGCGCAAGACCGCGATGGAGCTGCTGGAGCGGGTCGGCATCGCCAACCAGGCCGACAAGTACCCGGCGCAGCTCTCCGGCGGTCAGCAGCAGCGCGTGGCCATCGCCAGGGCGCTGGCCATGCGCCCCAAGGTGATGCTGTTCGACGAGCCCACCTCGGCGCTGGACCCGGAGATGGTGCAGGAGGTCCTCGACGTGATGACCAGCCTGGCCGCCGACGGCATGACCATGCTGGTGGTCACCCACGAAATGGGGTTCGCGCGCCGCGCCGCGCACCGGGTGGTGTTCATGTCCGACGGCGAGATCGTCGAGGACTCCACCCCGGACGAGTTCTTCACCAGCCCGAAGTCCGACCGCGCGAAGGACTTCCTCGGCAAGATCCTGACCCACTAG
- a CDS encoding glutamate ABC transporter substrate-binding protein, producing MSAVVAVAGLTLAACGGGGESGSKNLVARAKDDKKITIGIKFDQPGLGLQTQSGKPEGFDVDVAKYIAKELGVEESGITWKEAQSAERENLIEKGDVDFIVATYSITDKRKEKVAFAGPYFVAGQGLLVRADNTDITGNTALNGKKLCSVKGSTPAQKIKDEFSKEAQLQEYGKYSDCITALENGSIDAVTTDDVILAGFAAKSPGKFKLVGEAFSKENYGVGLKKDDAESRTAIANAITKMQTDGAWKKSLETNVGPSGYKIPEPSPLTEK from the coding sequence ATGAGCGCAGTCGTCGCGGTTGCGGGCCTCACGCTCGCCGCCTGTGGTGGCGGCGGCGAAAGCGGCAGCAAGAACCTGGTCGCGCGGGCGAAGGACGACAAGAAGATCACCATCGGCATCAAGTTCGACCAGCCGGGGCTCGGGCTCCAGACGCAGTCGGGCAAGCCGGAGGGCTTCGACGTCGACGTGGCGAAGTACATCGCCAAGGAGCTGGGCGTCGAAGAGTCCGGGATCACCTGGAAGGAAGCCCAGTCCGCCGAGCGCGAGAACCTGATCGAGAAGGGTGACGTGGACTTCATCGTCGCCACCTACTCGATCACCGACAAGCGCAAGGAGAAGGTGGCCTTCGCCGGGCCGTACTTCGTCGCGGGCCAGGGCCTGCTGGTGCGGGCGGACAACACCGACATCACCGGCAACACCGCGCTCAACGGCAAGAAGCTGTGCTCGGTCAAGGGTTCCACCCCGGCGCAGAAGATCAAGGACGAGTTCTCCAAGGAGGCGCAGCTGCAGGAGTACGGCAAGTACTCCGACTGCATCACCGCGCTGGAGAACGGCAGCATCGACGCGGTCACCACCGACGACGTCATCCTGGCCGGGTTCGCCGCCAAGAGCCCGGGCAAGTTCAAGCTCGTCGGCGAGGCCTTCTCCAAGGAGAACTACGGGGTCGGCCTGAAGAAGGACGACGCCGAGAGCCGCACCGCGATCGCCAACGCGATCACCAAGATGCAGACCGACGGTGCCTGGAAGAAGTCGCTCGAGACCAACGTCGGCCCGTCCGGCTACAAGATCCCGGAGCCCTCGCCGCTGACCGAGAAGTAA
- a CDS encoding amino acid ABC transporter permease, producing the protein MFDFLGDYDILGAFWTTVQLAALSAVGSLVWGTILAGMRVSPVPIMRGFGTAYVNVVRNIPLTVIIFFCSIGLASTLAVNLAPQDSPTFIIDNSFRLAVLGFVAYTSTFVCESLRSGINTVPVGQAEAARALGLSFTQVLRIIVLPQAFRSVIAPLASVLIALIKNTTVASIIGVAEASLLMAEMIENESDAIILVFSVFALGFVLLTLPVGLLLGWVAKKVAVKR; encoded by the coding sequence GTGTTCGACTTCCTCGGTGACTACGACATCCTCGGTGCCTTCTGGACGACCGTCCAGCTGGCGGCGCTCTCCGCCGTCGGCTCGCTCGTCTGGGGCACGATCCTGGCCGGGATGCGGGTGAGCCCGGTCCCGATCATGCGGGGGTTCGGCACCGCTTACGTCAACGTCGTGCGGAACATTCCGCTGACGGTGATCATCTTCTTCTGCTCCATCGGCCTGGCCTCCACGCTGGCCGTCAACCTGGCGCCGCAGGACTCGCCGACCTTCATCATCGACAACAGCTTCCGCCTCGCCGTCCTCGGTTTCGTGGCCTACACCTCGACCTTCGTCTGCGAGTCGCTGCGCTCGGGCATCAACACGGTGCCGGTCGGCCAGGCCGAGGCAGCCCGCGCGCTGGGCCTGAGCTTCACCCAGGTGCTGCGGATCATCGTGCTGCCGCAGGCGTTCCGCTCGGTGATCGCGCCGCTGGCGAGCGTGCTGATCGCGTTGATCAAGAACACCACGGTGGCCAGCATCATCGGTGTCGCCGAGGCCTCGCTGCTGATGGCGGAGATGATCGAGAACGAGAGCGACGCGATCATCCTGGTGTTCTCGGTGTTCGCACTCGGCTTTGTGCTCCTCACCCTGCCGGTCGGGCTGCTGCTCGGCTGGGTGGCGAAGAAAGTGGCGGTGAAACGATGA
- a CDS encoding amino acid ABC transporter permease — protein sequence MSGAPSVLYDAPGPKAKARNLVYSVIFAAFLVLIAYLVIAQLAAKNQLTGEKWTPFVEGGTWVTFLLPGLGYTLLIAGLSIVIALPVGAVFGIARLSDHKWVRTIAGIIVEFFRAIPVLILMIFANEFYSEYTDVDSDNRVLFAAVTGLVLYNASVLAEVVRAGILSLPKGQTEAASALGLRKTQTMTNVLLPQAVAAMLPAIVSQLVVILKDTALAGGALSVPDLLRQANVISGNFNNTIPTYIVIGIIYVVLNFILTSFASWLQKKLSRRKKAPKGAEPLSEAPNAVTDMATGRAV from the coding sequence ATGAGCGGCGCCCCCTCGGTTCTCTACGACGCCCCCGGCCCGAAGGCCAAGGCACGCAACCTCGTCTACTCGGTGATCTTCGCCGCGTTCCTGGTGCTGATCGCCTACCTGGTGATCGCCCAGCTGGCCGCGAAGAACCAGCTGACCGGCGAGAAGTGGACGCCGTTCGTCGAGGGCGGCACGTGGGTGACCTTCCTGCTGCCCGGCCTCGGCTACACCCTGCTGATCGCGGGACTGTCCATTGTGATCGCACTGCCGGTCGGGGCCGTCTTCGGCATCGCGCGGCTGTCCGACCACAAGTGGGTCCGCACCATCGCCGGCATCATCGTGGAGTTCTTCCGCGCCATCCCGGTGCTGATCCTGATGATCTTCGCGAACGAGTTCTACTCGGAGTACACCGATGTGGACTCGGACAACCGCGTGCTCTTCGCCGCAGTGACCGGTCTGGTGCTGTACAACGCTTCCGTGCTCGCCGAGGTGGTGCGCGCCGGCATCCTGTCCCTCCCGAAGGGACAGACGGAGGCCGCGTCGGCGCTGGGCCTGCGCAAGACCCAGACGATGACCAACGTGCTGCTGCCGCAGGCGGTGGCCGCGATGCTGCCCGCCATCGTCAGCCAGCTGGTGGTCATCCTGAAGGACACCGCGCTCGCCGGTGGTGCGCTGTCGGTGCCGGACCTGCTGCGGCAGGCCAACGTGATCTCCGGCAACTTCAACAACACCATTCCGACCTACATCGTCATCGGCATCATCTACGTGGTGCTGAACTTCATCTTGACCAGCTTCGCCTCGTGGCTGCAGAAGAAGCTGTCGCGGCGGAAGAAGGCCCCGAAGGGTGCCGAACCGCTGAGCGAGGCGCCGAACGCGGTGACCGACATGGCCACCGGTCGCGCTGTCTGA
- a CDS encoding succinate dehydrogenase/fumarate reductase iron-sulfur subunit, whose product MGYKASFRVWRGDDTDGELQDYTVEVNEGEVVLDIIHRLQATQAPDLAVRWNCKAGKCGSCSAEINGRPRLLCMTRMSVFAEDEVITVTPMRTFPVIRDLVTDVSFNYTKAREIPSFTPPADLKPGDYRMQQVDVERSQEFRKCIECFLCQNTCHVVRDHEENKEAFAGPRYLMRIAELEMHPLDVADRRDVAQDEHGLGYCNITKCCTEVCPEGIHITDNALIPMKERVADRKYDPIVWLGNKLFRRGTSDRP is encoded by the coding sequence ATGGGGTACAAGGCGAGCTTCCGGGTCTGGCGCGGCGACGACACCGACGGCGAACTGCAGGACTACACCGTCGAGGTGAACGAGGGTGAGGTCGTGCTCGACATCATCCACCGGCTGCAGGCCACCCAGGCACCGGACCTGGCGGTGCGCTGGAACTGCAAGGCGGGCAAGTGCGGTTCGTGCTCGGCGGAGATCAACGGCCGCCCGCGCCTGCTGTGCATGACCCGGATGTCGGTGTTCGCCGAGGACGAGGTCATCACGGTGACCCCGATGCGGACCTTCCCGGTGATCCGGGACCTGGTCACCGACGTGTCGTTCAACTACACCAAGGCACGCGAGATCCCGTCGTTCACCCCGCCGGCGGACCTCAAGCCCGGCGACTACCGCATGCAGCAGGTGGACGTCGAGCGCTCGCAGGAGTTCCGCAAGTGCATCGAGTGCTTCCTGTGCCAGAACACCTGCCACGTGGTGCGTGACCACGAGGAGAACAAGGAGGCGTTCGCCGGCCCGCGGTACCTGATGCGGATCGCCGAACTGGAGATGCACCCGCTCGACGTGGCCGACCGCCGGGACGTCGCGCAGGACGAGCACGGGCTCGGGTACTGCAACATCACCAAGTGCTGCACCGAGGTCTGCCCGGAAGGCATCCACATCACCGACAACGCGCTGATCCCGATGAAGGAGCGCGTGGCCGACCGCAAGTACGACCCGATCGTCTGGCTGGGCAACAAACTGTTCCGGCGGGGCACCTCCGACCGCCCCTGA